One segment of Streptomyces sp. YIM 121038 DNA contains the following:
- a CDS encoding NYN domain-containing protein, with amino-acid sequence MERVTLVVDAANVVGSVPDGWWRDRKGAAERLRDRLVPYAEGGLDGVPGPLDVVLVVEGLARGVASVPGVRVDSAPASGDDRIVELVAEVAGPCVVVTADRGLRTRVSAHGATCVGPRTVRPAP; translated from the coding sequence ATGGAGAGAGTGACCCTTGTGGTGGATGCCGCGAACGTGGTCGGGTCCGTGCCGGACGGGTGGTGGCGGGACCGGAAGGGGGCGGCGGAGCGGCTGCGGGACCGGCTCGTTCCCTATGCCGAGGGCGGTCTTGACGGGGTGCCGGGGCCCTTGGACGTGGTCCTCGTGGTGGAGGGGCTGGCCCGGGGGGTGGCCTCGGTGCCCGGGGTGCGGGTCGACTCCGCGCCCGCGAGCGGGGACGACCGCATCGTGGAACTGGTCGCCGAGGTGGCAGGGCCCTGCGTCGTCGTCACGGCCGACCGGGGCCTGCGCACCCGGGTCTCCGCCCACGGCGCCACCTGCGTCGGCCCCCGCACGGTCCGCCCGGCCCCTTAG
- a CDS encoding 3-hydroxyacyl-CoA dehydrogenase NAD-binding domain-containing protein, with translation MSTTTAELLKGAAELFPDEVVTQAHVRHLDLPGAGRFALITLDNGFDHTKPTTFGPQSLAHLNAAIDQVEQEAAEGTIVGAGITGKPFIFAVGADLKGVELLKRHEDALAIGKGGHDVFKRLSALAVPTFAYYNGAAMGGGVEVGLHCTYRTVSKALPAFSLPEVFLGLVPGWGGCTLLPNLIGADRAVSVIIENSLNQNKQLKGQQVFELGIADALFEGADFLEQSLLWTASVLKGDVEVARADVDRGEAWDAAVARGRAIADAKVHGAAPAAYRALEIIAAAKDGDAQQGFDAEDTALADLIMGGELRSGIYAFNLVQKRGKRPAGAPDKNLARPVTKVGVVGAGLMASQLALLFLRRLEVPVVLTDIDQERVDKGVGYVHAEIDKLLGKGRINQDKANRLKALVTGVLDKAEGFSDADFVIEAVFEEIGVKQQVFAEVEAVAPAHAILATNTSSLSVTEMASKLKHPERVVGFHFFNPVAILPLLEIVRGEQTDDASLATAFGVAKKLKKTAVLVKDAPAFVVNRILTRFMGEIQNVIDEGTPVEVAEKAVEPLGLPMSPLVLLELVGPAIGLHVSETLNRAFPDRFTVSPNLKAVVEAGKRGFYVYDSGKPELDPEVAALLKQGDTVLTEEQVRARVLDAVAQEIGLMLDEGVVAEAQDIDLCLITGAGWPFHLGGVTPYLDREGVSERVNGKRFLEQGLASVPA, from the coding sequence GTGAGCACCACCACCGCCGAGCTTCTGAAGGGTGCCGCCGAGCTGTTCCCGGACGAGGTCGTGACCCAGGCGCACGTACGCCACCTCGACCTGCCGGGCGCGGGCCGCTTCGCGCTGATCACGCTCGACAACGGCTTCGACCACACCAAGCCGACCACCTTCGGCCCGCAGTCGCTCGCGCACCTGAACGCCGCGATCGACCAGGTCGAGCAGGAGGCCGCCGAGGGCACGATCGTCGGCGCCGGCATCACCGGCAAGCCGTTCATCTTCGCCGTCGGCGCCGACCTCAAGGGCGTCGAGCTGCTCAAGCGCCACGAGGACGCGCTGGCCATCGGCAAGGGCGGCCACGACGTCTTCAAGCGCCTGTCCGCGCTCGCCGTACCGACGTTCGCGTACTACAACGGCGCCGCCATGGGCGGTGGCGTCGAGGTCGGTCTGCACTGCACCTACCGCACGGTGTCGAAGGCGCTGCCCGCCTTCTCGCTGCCCGAGGTCTTCCTCGGTCTCGTACCGGGCTGGGGCGGCTGCACCCTGCTGCCGAACCTGATCGGTGCCGACCGCGCGGTTTCGGTCATCATCGAGAACTCGCTGAACCAGAACAAGCAGCTCAAGGGCCAGCAGGTCTTCGAGCTCGGCATCGCCGACGCGCTGTTCGAGGGCGCCGACTTCCTGGAGCAGTCGCTGCTGTGGACGGCCTCCGTCCTCAAGGGCGACGTCGAGGTGGCCCGCGCCGACGTCGACCGCGGCGAGGCCTGGGACGCGGCGGTCGCCCGCGGCCGCGCCATCGCCGACGCCAAGGTGCACGGCGCGGCCCCGGCCGCGTACCGCGCCCTGGAGATCATCGCGGCCGCGAAGGACGGCGACGCCCAGCAGGGCTTCGACGCCGAGGACACCGCGCTCGCCGACCTCATCATGGGCGGCGAACTGCGCTCCGGCATCTACGCGTTCAACCTGGTGCAGAAGCGCGGCAAGCGCCCCGCGGGCGCCCCGGACAAGAACCTGGCCCGCCCGGTCACCAAGGTGGGCGTCGTCGGCGCCGGTCTGATGGCCTCGCAGCTGGCCCTGCTCTTCCTGCGCCGTCTGGAGGTGCCGGTCGTCCTGACCGACATCGACCAGGAGCGCGTCGACAAGGGCGTCGGCTACGTCCACGCCGAGATCGACAAGCTGCTCGGCAAGGGCCGGATCAACCAGGACAAGGCCAACCGCCTCAAGGCCCTGGTGACCGGTGTCCTGGACAAGGCCGAGGGCTTCTCCGACGCCGACTTCGTCATCGAGGCCGTCTTCGAGGAGATCGGCGTCAAGCAGCAGGTGTTCGCGGAGGTCGAGGCGGTCGCCCCGGCGCACGCGATCCTCGCCACCAACACCTCCTCGCTCTCGGTGACCGAGATGGCGTCGAAGCTGAAGCACCCCGAGCGGGTCGTCGGCTTCCACTTCTTCAACCCGGTCGCGATCCTCCCGCTCCTGGAGATCGTGCGCGGCGAGCAGACCGACGACGCCTCCCTGGCCACGGCCTTCGGCGTCGCCAAGAAACTGAAGAAGACCGCGGTCCTGGTGAAGGACGCCCCGGCGTTCGTCGTGAACCGCATCCTCACCCGCTTCATGGGCGAGATCCAGAACGTCATCGACGAGGGCACGCCGGTCGAGGTCGCCGAGAAGGCCGTCGAGCCGCTCGGTCTGCCGATGTCCCCGCTCGTGCTCCTGGAGCTGGTCGGCCCGGCCATCGGCCTGCACGTCTCGGAAACGCTGAACCGCGCCTTCCCGGACCGCTTCACGGTCTCCCCGAACCTGAAGGCCGTCGTCGAGGCGGGCAAGCGCGGCTTCTACGTCTACGACAGCGGCAAGCCGGAGCTGGACCCGGAGGTCGCGGCGCTCCTGAAGCAGGGCGACACGGTCCTCACCGAGGAGCAGGTCCGCGCCCGCGTCCTGGACGCGGTCGCCCAGGAGATCGGCCTCATGCTCGACGAGGGCGTCGTCGCCGAGGCACAGGACATCGACCTGTGCCTGATCACCGGCGCGGGCTGGCCCTTCCACCTGGGCGGCGTCACGCCGTACCTGGACCGCGAGGGCGTCAGCGAGCGCGTGAACGGCAAGCGGTTCCTGGAGCAGGGACTCGCCAGCGTCCCCGCGTGA
- a CDS encoding NlpC/P60 family protein produces the protein MPPKKKRPALHAATVLALLAGSAFLTVELRKDEQDKAPEVQAVTDTPGRLSNGASAQGGKQSWERLRNPDRSVLRTEGGKVLATFTDGARAATLTGPSRTFTEPANTKSRVVTEDWVRLMPEVWRKGAEKEKWFKDWYKQFAGSEEDDIFAMAFQYVEGAPVKKDDEGIAYRGDANFGPLNPNGSEGNDLREEQSDFYDYLGIPYTFRDGTTIQPEAKRARSMDCSGFIRTIFGYRARYPLMSSDTAGDGLPRTANGMARGKVGTDVIKLKGVGAADRPKTIDVIQPGDLVFFKLDARTKQRLDHVGIFLGHDADGHKIFISSREEVNGPTIGDKGGTSRLDGNGYYASTLRSAKRL, from the coding sequence ATGCCGCCCAAGAAGAAGCGCCCCGCCCTCCACGCCGCGACCGTGCTCGCCCTGCTCGCCGGCAGCGCCTTCCTGACCGTCGAACTGCGCAAGGACGAACAGGACAAGGCGCCCGAGGTGCAGGCCGTCACCGACACCCCCGGCCGTCTCAGCAACGGCGCCTCGGCGCAGGGCGGCAAGCAGTCCTGGGAGCGGCTGCGCAACCCCGACCGCTCCGTGCTGCGCACCGAGGGCGGCAAGGTGCTCGCCACCTTCACCGACGGGGCCCGCGCCGCGACCCTCACCGGGCCGAGCCGCACCTTCACCGAGCCCGCCAACACCAAGTCCCGGGTCGTCACCGAGGACTGGGTGCGGCTGATGCCCGAGGTGTGGCGCAAGGGCGCGGAGAAGGAGAAGTGGTTCAAGGACTGGTACAAGCAGTTCGCGGGCAGCGAGGAGGACGACATCTTCGCCATGGCCTTCCAGTACGTCGAGGGGGCGCCCGTCAAGAAGGACGACGAGGGCATCGCCTACCGCGGCGACGCCAACTTCGGGCCGCTGAACCCCAACGGCAGCGAGGGCAACGACCTGCGCGAGGAGCAGTCCGACTTCTACGACTACCTCGGCATCCCCTACACCTTCCGCGACGGCACCACCATCCAGCCCGAGGCCAAGCGGGCCAGGTCCATGGACTGCTCCGGCTTCATCCGCACCATCTTCGGCTACCGCGCGCGGTACCCCCTGATGTCCTCCGACACCGCCGGTGACGGGCTTCCCCGCACCGCCAACGGCATGGCCCGCGGCAAGGTCGGCACGGACGTCATCAAGCTGAAGGGGGTCGGCGCGGCCGACCGCCCCAAGACCATCGACGTCATCCAGCCCGGGGACCTGGTCTTCTTCAAGCTCGACGCGCGGACGAAGCAGCGGCTCGACCACGTGGGGATCTTCCTCGGCCACGATGCGGACGGCCACAAGATCTTCATCTCCAGCCGCGAGGAGGTCAACGGGCCGACGATCGGCGACAAGGGCGGCACGTCCCGCCTGGACGGCAACGGGTACTACGCCTCGACCCTGCGCAGCGCCAAGCGCCTCTAG